CCTTGTTGATTTTCGAAGCACGGGCCGCAGCTGCGGCACTGTAACCGGGCGGAGTACCGGCAACCATGGCGATCTTTTTGCTGCCACGTGATGCCTTTCGCAGGTCACGCTTCAGGATCTTGGTCATGAAGGCATTGCGCGAACGTCCGCTGCGACCGCCCATGACAACTGCGACAAGGCTGCGGGTGCCGAGTGTCCGTGATGACAGCAGGTTGAAACCGGAGGCGCGGGTGTAGCCGGTTTTGATGCCGTCAACGCCCTTCAGCTTGCCGAGCAGCCGATTGTGATTGCGGTACTTGCGCTTGCCGTATTTGAACGAGCGCGTTGCGAAATGCTTGTAGTATTTTGGAAAATCGCGCTGGATGCGCAAACCAAGTGTCGCCATGTCCCTTGCGGTCGTAACCTGGCGCTTGTCCGGTAAACCGTTCGGGTTGGTGAATTTGGTGCGCGTCATGCCCAGAGCGCGGGCCTGGCGCGTCATGCGCTTGGCAAATCCTTTCTGCGAACCACCAATGTGCTCGGCAACAACCATTGCCGCGTCATTGGCGGATTTGGTTATGAGCGCAAACATGGCATTACGCGCAGTGATGGTGGAACCAACTCTCAAGCCCAGCTTTGACGGTTGCTGGGCTGCGGCGCGCTTGGATACTTTCATGGGCGTAGAGAATGACATGCGTCCGGCATCAATTTCCTGAAACATCAGGTACAGCGTCATGACCTTGGTCAGCGAAGCCGGATAGCGCTTTGCATCAAGGTTCTTGCTGTAGATGATCTTTCCGGTCGAGGCATCTACCGTAACAGCACTGAATGCCGGCCGTGCCATTGCAGGGCGATTTGCGCCCGCAATCAGAACCAGAGACAGGATAAGGACCATCACGACTGACCGGCCCTTGTCAAAGCCCGTCTGTGATTTGAACTTACCGGCTAATGAAATACCCATGACACCCACTATCCATCGAGTTTGGCGTTACACCTGCCGCGAAACGCCTGATTAAGACACTTAGCTGATTCGTCACCGAATCGACAAAGCTGCAACTCTCATGCGCGTTATGGAACTGTAAGAAATAAGGAACCTTGATACCGGTCAATATGCCGGCGAACAAAACCTGACACTTACTAACAGTTCGGACAATTACGCGCCCGCATTTTCCGGGTTGTCAGGCAAACCCCTGCCTGAGTGACCCGGTGATCCCCATCTCATCACGAACAAATCATGAAGGATGAGCCTTACTAACCGGTAAACGGGGCAACCATCGGGCAGTGTTTCTTTGCGGTGAAAACTTTTTATGGTGCAGTGCACAAAATTACTTGACAATAAATGGTGCAGTGCATATATCACCGTCATCCGAAGAGTTCGGGGTCACACAAACCAAGGATTTTAACATGTTCAAGTCATTCGAAGAGATGCAGGCTGCAGGCAAACAGGGTTTTGAAGCTTACATCGCCAGCGCAAATGCTTTCAACAAGGGTTTCCAGACACTGGCAACCGAAGCTGCTGAATTCACCAAGAAGTCTTTCGAAGACACCGTTGCACTGACCGAGAAGGTTGTTGCCTCCAAGTCTGTCGAAAAGGCTGTAGAACTGCAGCAGGCACACGTCACCAAGTCTTATGAAGGCTTCATGGCGC
This genomic stretch from Anderseniella sp. Alg231-50 harbors:
- a CDS encoding serine hydrolase; protein product: MGISLAGKFKSQTGFDKGRSVVMVLILSLVLIAGANRPAMARPAFSAVTVDASTGKIIYSKNLDAKRYPASLTKVMTLYLMFQEIDAGRMSFSTPMKVSKRAAAQQPSKLGLRVGSTITARNAMFALITKSANDAAMVVAEHIGGSQKGFAKRMTRQARALGMTRTKFTNPNGLPDKRQVTTARDMATLGLRIQRDFPKYYKHFATRSFKYGKRKYRNHNRLLGKLKGVDGIKTGYTRASGFNLLSSRTLGTRSLVAVVMGGRSGRSRNAFMTKILKRDLRKASRGSKKIAMVAGTPPGYSAAAAARASKINKAKSANPSDTDSRFAPIPREKPSLKQTDTAKLAKLASAYQHTVPASDPVGALLALNAQPANTQQPETTLPANGVTFTSVVVPSTAAKGDSLAVADAMSQLAIPAAPQKDQSRIVASARQPSPAALQIKPTSTDRAAAASAQNQAGKAQETTIHQASWNIQIGAFPTREGARDRLASAKTRKVAALKKATPFLMPVAKNGNTLYRARFSGLSRKQATRACRQLKRAGVGCFPLAPTS
- a CDS encoding phasin family protein, producing MFKSFEEMQAAGKQGFEAYIASANAFNKGFQTLATEAAEFTKKSFEDTVALTEKVVASKSVEKAVELQQAHVTKSYEGFMAQATKMNQFYMDAAKDAYKPFEAEIEKFAPKATK